The Phragmites australis chromosome 15, lpPhrAust1.1, whole genome shotgun sequence genome window below encodes:
- the LOC133891956 gene encoding proline-rich extensin-like protein EPR1, which translates to MAKLAVPMALLAFLGSVACQGYIGYPPSASPPATPPSLSPLSPNTVTHPPSPSSSPSMYPPGQSPLSSSTPSYTPNQSPPTSPPTSPSPIAYPPSQIPSGSSPPTNPPNPIPPIYPPSPSSLGLASPTYPPNPIPPTYPTASPSSLILPTYPPSASSPSLTYPPSANPPAYPSPRQSPLSSSPPANPPNPSPPIYPPSPSPLTLASPTYPPTLISPAYPPSASPLSLIPPTHPPSASSSMPTPQAYPPITSPSPSPSPSPSTYPPSTSPSSHSPTYPPNANPPAYPSPRQSPLSSSPPTNARNPSPSIYPPSPSPLSSASPTYPPNSTPPAYPPSATPPSLIPPTYPPSASSSMPTPPVYPPIASPSPSPSTYPLSTGPSSPPLTYPPSANPPTYPSPRQSPLSSSPPANPPNPSPPIYPPSLSPLSSASPTYPPNPIPPTYPPNPSPPIYPPSLSPLSSASPTYPPNPIPPTYPPSSLISPTYPPNTSPSMPTPPAYPPIASPGSSPSTYPPSISPSLPSPTYPPSTNPHAYSSPSPSPSISSPPTYPSPSPSPSPFFSISNPPTYPPSLSPSYVPSVPRVGYYDYSCPNAEDIVREAVKNAADKDRGTGAGLIRLFFHDCFVQGCDASVLLNTTGSTNPTERASLPNLSLRGFEVIDAAKAALEAACPGVVSCADIVAFAGRDATFFLSDNAVDFDMPAGRYDGRVSLDSEALANLPPPFGSLQQLKDMFAAKGLDTDDMVTLSGAHTVGRSQCSSFSDRLPPSHTTDMNSTLATPLSQQCRSSGNPTVMQDFMTPDDLDSQYYRNVLNHEVLFASDAALLASNQTAAMVFANAFTPGLWETKFKAAMVKMGRVGIKTSADGEIRKTCWRVNNLS; encoded by the exons ATGGCAAAGCTTGCCGTTCCAATGGCCTTGCTCGCGTTCCTGGGGTCCGTGGCTTGCCAAGGCTACATCGGTTACCCTCCGAGCGCAAGCCCGCCTGCTACTCCTCCTAGCCTAAGCCCGCTGAGCCCGAACACGGTCACTCATCCTCCAAGCCCAAGCTCGAGTCCATCAATGTATCCTCCCGGCCAAAGCCCATTGAGCTCAAGTACACCTAGTTATACTCCAAACCAAAGCCCACCCACTAGCCCTCCGACTAGCCCGAGCCCAATCGCTTATCCACCAAGCCAAATTCCATCGGGCTCAAGCCCACCAACCAATCCTCCCAACCCAATCCCACCCATTTATCCTCCTAGTCCAAGTTCATTGGGCTTAGCTTCACCTACTTATCCTCCCAACCCAATCCCACCTACTTATCCTACTGCAAGTCCGTCAAGCTTGATCCTACCTACTTATCCTCCTAGCGCAAGTTCACCTTCACTGACTTATCCTCCAAGTGCAAACCCACCTGCATATCCTTCACCACGCCAAAGTCCATTGAGCTCAAGCCCACCTGCTAATCCTCCCAATCCAAGTCCACCCATTTATCCTCCTAGTCCAAGTCCATTAACCTTAGCTTCACCTACTTATCCTCCTACCCTAATCTCACCTGCTTATCCTCCTAGTGCAAGTCCACTAAGTTTGATCCCACCTACCCATCCTCCTAGTGCAAGTTCATCAATGCCAACCCCACAAGCTTATCCTCCTATTACAagcccgagcccgagcccgagcccgagcccaTCCACCTATCCTCCAAGCACAAGCCCTAGCTCGCATTCACCGACTTATCCTCCAAATGCAAACCCACCCGCATATCCTTCACCACGCCAAAGTCCATTGAGCTCAAGCCCACCTACTAATGCTCGCAATCCAAGCCCATCTATTTATCCTCCTAGTCCAAGTCCATTAAGCTCAGCTTCACCTACTTATCCTCCTAACTCAACCCCACCTGCTTATCCTCCTAGTGCAACCCCGCCGAGCTTGATCCCACCTACTTATCCTCCTAGTGCAAGTTCATCGATGCCAACTCCACCAGTTTATCCTCCTATTGCAagcccgagcccgagcccaTCCACCTATCCTCTAAGCACAGGCCCTAGCTCGCCTCCACTGACTTATCCTCCGAGTGCAAACCCACCTACATATCCTTCACCACGCCAAAGTCCATTGAGCTCAAGCCCACCTGCTAATCCTCCCAATCCAAGCCCACCCATTTATCCTCCTAGTCTAAGTCCATTAAGCTCAGCTTCACCTACTTATCCTCCTAACCCAATCCCACCTACTTATCCTCCCAATCCAAGCCCACCCATTTATCCTCCTAGTCTAAGTCCATTAAGCTCAGCTTCACCTACTTATCCTCCTAACCCAATCCCACCTACTTATCCCCCTAGCAGCTTGATCTCACCTACTTATCCTCCTAACACAAGTCCCTCGATGCCAACCCCACCAGCTTATCCTCCTATCGCAAGCCCAGGCTCGAGCCCATCCACCTATCCTCCAAGCATAAGCCCTAGCTTGCCTTCACCGACTTATCCTCCGAGTACAAACCCACATGCATATTCTTCACCAAGTCCAAGCCCATCGATTTCAAGTCCACCCACTTATCCTAGTCCTAGCCCCAGCCCAAGTCCATTTTTTTCTATCTCAAACCCACCCACTTATCCTCCTAGCCTAAGCCCAAGTTATGTTCCCTCGGTGCCACGTGTCGGCTACTACGACTATTCGTGCCCTAATGCAGAAGACATTGTGAGGGAGGCCGTGAAGAATGCCGCAGACAAGGACCGTGGCACGGGCGCAGGGCTCATTCGTTTGTTCTTCCACGATTGCTTCGTTCAG GGATGCGATGCTTCCGTCCTCCTGAACACGACCGGCTCCACCAACCCGACGGAGAGGGCCAGCTTGCCCAACCTAAGCCTGCGCGGCTTCGAGGTGATCGACGCAGCTAAGGCGGCGCTCGAGGCAGCGTGCCCCGGCGTCGTCTCGTGCGCGGACATCGTCGCCTTCGCCGGCCGCGACGCCACCTTCTTCCTCAGTGACAACGCGGTCGATTTCGACATGCCGGCCGGCCGCTACGACGGGCGTGTGTCCCTGGACAGCGAGGCCCTCGCCAACCTGCCCCCGCCGTTCGGCAGCCTCCAGCAGCTCAAGGACATGTTCGCCGCCAAGGGGCTTGACACCGACGACATGGTGACACTTTCCGGCGCGCACACCGTCGGCCGCTCCCAATGCTCGTCCTTCTCCGACCGCCTCCCACCCAGCCACACCACGGACATGAACTCCACGCTGGCCACTCCGCTGAGCCAGCAGTGCAGAAGCAGCGGCAATCCCACGGTGATGCAGGACTTCATGACCCCCGACGACCTGGACAGCCAGTACTACAGGAACGTGCTCAACCACGAGGTGCTCTTCGCGTCGGACGCTGCGCTGCTGGCGTCGAACCAGACGGCGGCAATGGTGTTCGCCAACGCCTTCACGCCGGGGCTGTGGGAGACCAAGTTCAAAGCGGCGATGGTGAAGATGGGCCGCGTCGGAATCAAGACCAGCGCCGACGGCGAGATCAGAAAAACATGCTGGAGAGTCAACAACCTTAGCTAG